Below is a genomic region from Gopherus flavomarginatus isolate rGopFla2 chromosome 9, rGopFla2.mat.asm, whole genome shotgun sequence.
TGTTCTCCAGACTGGAAGCTGGGGCTCCAGCTCTGGTTTTGCAACCTACCTAGTGAAATGGGGGCAGTGTAGGGAGTGCACTGTGATCCAGCTGACTCTCCTTTGTGGGGAACGTTGGAGAGCAAGAGGCACTTGCAGGTAGGTCCTAACAAGACAGGGAGATTAAAATAACATTTCACACGCTTGGACGTAGCAGAATGTCAGATTCTAGTGCAAAAATGCTAAATTCCATAACATCTTAGAAAATGGCAAATTCCACAGCCATGAAATCCTGGGAACCACAAGGCCCTGATAGAGATGAATAAGGCAGCTCACACTTCTCAGAactgttgtttcaggctctctgcagtcATCACTTCATCAGTTTGCATTTAGTTCCTGTTTTTAAGGTTCTAGGGCTAGAAACTATTACAGACAaaactgaaagctgagattgtGCAGCTATGGGTGACTGTCATGGCAAATTCTGCAGCTGCAGAATCCGTGGGGCCCCTACCCATAATGATAGAAAGATGGACCTCACTGAGATGTCAGTTTCTATTGTGCGTTGGGCAGGTTACTTGAGATCAAGATGGATAACCCAGTGGTAGGACTTCCAAGCTGGGTTTTGATATTTGTATAAATTGATTGGGTAAAATAAGGAGGGTAGCCACTGTTCATGCTGTAGAATTCCAATAGATGGTTTTGGCCAGGAAGTGACCACCTACACTACTGTTCTCACAAAATATGGGGCCAAGTTCAGGACCTAATTAGAGATCTCTGCATTTATGTAAAACCAAACACACCAAAGTAGGGAGTGGCACCATAGATTAAACATTCATTTGATGTCTCCAAAACCCAGGAAGTTCACTATTTTGGGGTCTTTTATGATAAGCAGTCAGCTACATGGTCTAAACATCTTAGTATACCTTTGAAGCCCTGAACACCTTCACATGCTGGGAATACTTATACTTTAGGTAATTTCGTCGGTTCTCTGGGGGTTGCTCTCTCAGACTGGCCCCAACatgaatgcaaaataatgcagctTTTTTGCTGCATTATTGTGTATTCTTTGTTGAGCAAAGATAGCCTAAATTTGGGTTGTGAAGAGAATGGAATACTCAAATTTAGGGAAAGGTTCTTTAtgtagaacaaaaaatgtagCCTTAGGGAGACTTCCAGTAGCATAAAGTCTAGTGCatggacaaagaaagcaaagcaaaaaggCTGAGTTAATGGCAAGACAGAACATACAGaactctactctgatataacgctgtcctcgggagccaaaaaatcttatcgcgttataggtgaaaccgtgttatatcaaacttgctttgatcctccaGAGTgcgcaccccctccccctccacccccggagtgctgctttactacgttatagctgaattcatgttatattggcttgcgttatattggggtagaggtgtagttgagAATAACTGTTCTAAATTCAATAGCTCCTTTTATGTTCTAAATTAAGACAAAGTAATTGTTTCAAGGGAAGTCTTTACTTATAAAACTGCTGTATGCTTTGAGGATGGTGGCATTCTGTACGTTACAGAAATCAGTATTGCTTCaatttaattgttttttcttctctcttccagaTGGAACAAATAAAAAGGGCAAATAAACTATTTACTAATGACTGTATATTCCTGAGGAAAACCCTGAATATACCAGTTATATCAGAGAAGCCGTTATTGTTCAATGGACTTAATTCGCTGGAATCGCCTGAGAATGAAGTTATTGACATTTCTCTTTGTGATGAAGGACCAATGACAGTTCAGGAAGAGAGTAGTTCTTCTCCCAGTCCTCAGGAACCTGACAATCAACCTGCTGCACCTGAAGAACTATCTGCCAAAGATTTTCTACATAGACTGGACTTGCAGATTAAGTTGTCCAAACAGGCAGCCAGGAAATTAAAAGATGAAGATATCAGGTAAACTAGACTTTAAAATGAAGCATCTAATTTCAGTTTAACACTTACTCCTATTTATATCTGAGTTGTTGTAAGCCTATTTTTTGTGGCATTTGGACAAACACTAGTTATATTTATGTCTATAATCTTTCTGATTTTAGGCTTATTTGCAGCACCCATCACAAATCACATTTATCATGTCGTGTAATGGACTATAGGAAGGTTCTTGGATACTACGATGATTAGGATAGTATAAAAAGCTATCTGAGTCCTGGCTATAAATAAGAGAAAGAATAACATCGtgtaaaaagtatcagaggggtggccgtgttagtctggatctgtaaaaagcaacaaagagtcctgtggcaccttatagactaatgctccaatatgtctgttagtctataaggtgccacaggactctttgttgctgtgTAAAAA
It encodes:
- the LYSMD2 gene encoding lysM and putative peptidoglycan-binding domain-containing protein 2 isoform X1, with the protein product MAEFPPVPLSLREEPPAARSGSESESEAELSQSLARTKIRSYGSTASVAAPLAERYLEHRLSAGDTLQGIALKYGVTMEQIKRANKLFTNDCIFLRKTLNIPVISEKPLLFNGLNSLESPENEVIDISLCDEGPMTVQEESSSSPSPQEPDNQPAAPEELSAKDFLHRLDLQIKLSKQAARKLKDEDIREEDEESPYATSSYHK
- the LYSMD2 gene encoding lysM and putative peptidoglycan-binding domain-containing protein 2 isoform X3 gives rise to the protein MAEFPPVPLSLREEPPAARSGSESESEAELSQSLARTKIRSYGSTASVAAPLAERYLEHRLSAGDTLQGIALKYGVTMEQIKRANKLFTNDCIFLRKTLNIPVISEKPLLFNGLNSLESPENEVIDISLCDEGPMTVQEESSSSPSPQEPDNQPAAPEELSAKDFLHRLDLQIKLSKQAARKLKDEDIRLICSTHHKSHLSCRVMDYRKVLGYYDD
- the LYSMD2 gene encoding lysM and putative peptidoglycan-binding domain-containing protein 2 isoform X2; translation: MAEFPPVPLSLREEPPAARSGSESESEAELSQSLARTKIRSYGSTASVAAPLAERYLEHRLSAGDTLQGIALKYGVTMEQIKRANKLFTNDCIFLRKTLNIPVISEKPLLFNGLNSLESPENEVIDISLCDEGPMTVQEESSSSPSPQEPDNQPAAPEELSAKDFLHRLDLQIKLSKQAARKLKDEDISSPVPSAKREM